One genomic window of Quercus robur chromosome 6, dhQueRobu3.1, whole genome shotgun sequence includes the following:
- the LOC126689961 gene encoding uncharacterized protein LOC126689961, producing MEFFFCAQGSSLHKPKLIKMIRWERPYRGWYKLNTDGSAARNPGVAGGGGVLRDDASVWIKGFARQISHTTSFLAELWALRDGLIMCSELHINALEIDLDAKVIADLMNNSGSSTTSNSSIVADCRLLISRFPQVKVKHCYQKSNSVVDALALFKVALNYCLSIFVLDAYEQVVAILVIAPFAMNIDRPIFGMNIYVLGMKYTTAMVAATLSNTLPVMDFTTFIQERLDRYFANPDWCVIYPEAQVTHLPRCSSDHCPVLLELQPHSNIRLRRPFRFQRFWLSDDSISNVVRSAWSDHSDLNESILRFTREVTTWNRTHFGNIFAKKRRILARLNGIQKAMVDRPSSFLIDLEKKLQIDLLLILNQEEQLWAMKSRINWMVQGDRNTSFYHVSTLIRRKHNKILNLKNSQGEWINDLPDVMGFVRISFLKLFTTELDISSLSVPSYDLDNPHLSIEEAHLINLPVTNEEIHHALWSLKAFKAPGPDGLHAGFFQKFWPLVGSSVSNKIKNIFIEKRVPSPLNQTYISLIPKIKGPETIGNYRPISLCNTVYKIITKIIVARIRPYLDKLVSPFQIAFVPGRKGVDNAIIAQEIIHSISRKKGNAAYMVIKIDLEKAYDRLEWSFIRNVLIAANFPSELIQLIMSCVSSTSTSILFNGGTLDPFLPSRGIRQGDPLSPYLFILCMEVLGRIIEEKCSKKVWKPVKASISGPAFSHLFFADDLLLFAKADTINYTNIREALDEFCMISGQKINSTKSKVLFSPNVDRDHREALCEILGFHSTPNLGTYLGFPMRHAGSSNQDLNFVLDRVNQKLAGWKANLLSFAGRRVLIQASTSAIPSYVIQTTLLPTRILDSLDRLNRNFLWGSDGKRRKMHWVGWNKVTRPVVEGGLGLQTAKGRNLAYLAKLNWRLYTEKDALWSKVMRSKYLSPRRAASNNENALPSSRIWKGMKKGMEVFKEGTRWSLGRDSNLRFWLDNWTSYGPLQQLIQGPLNRGEEEMRVGDIAAVNGWDWGKISMVIPSAIELEIQAMPRACVADEEDRLIWAATSNGVFNLNSAYLLASNQIDHQIEFNGKWIWKLKVLPRMQSFIWLCSHNSLATRECLASRGIPISTICPICQLDSESILHLLRDCDFASNRWQNLGMGDLSSDFFSLNTSAWLEKNCKLEKRTGYFQIPWNILFAFGIWILWQHRNRVVFKNLPTGQAIHKEITQRAVEFVFCAQNVAACKLRVEKLIRWERPQRGWFKLNTDGSSLGNPGMSGGGGILRNDAGLWVHAFSRHIGTTTSFLAELWTLRDGLIMCQNLQINALEIELDAKIIANLMNDSSNTNGVNSAMVADCRLLISQVPQVKVMHCYRETNRCADGLARVGNKQLDADIMYYNAPPPCLRDCYLSDLYGLYHVRICPNSDVAVLL from the exons atggaatttttcttttgtgccCAAGGCAGCAGCCTTCATAAGCCGAAGTTGATCAAGATGATTAGATGGGAAAGACCCTATAGGGGTTGGTATAAGTTGAACACGGACGGATCTGCAGCTAGGAATCCTGGGGTTGCTGGGGGAGGCGGCGTGCTTAGGGATGATGCAAGTGTGTGGATTAAAGGCTTTGCTAGACAAATTAGTCATACTACCAGCTTTTTAGCAGAGCTTTGGGCTCTTAGGGATGGCCTTATTATGTGTTCAGAGCTGCATATTAATGCTCTAGAAATAGACTTGGATGCCAAAGTCATCGCTGATCTGATGAATAACTCAGGGTCTTCCACTACTTCTAATTCCTCTATAGTGGCTGATTGCAGGCTCTTGATTTCCCGTTTTCCTCAAGTTAAAGTGAAGCACTGCTATCAAAAATCAAACTCCGTTGTAGATGCTCTTGCCT TATTCAAAGTTGCTCTAAACTATTGCCTGAGCATTTTTGTGCTCGATGCCTATGAACAAGTGGTGGCTATTTTGGTCATTGCACCTTTTGCAATGAATATTGACAG GCCAATATTTGGCATGAACATATATGTGCTAGGAATGAAGTATACAACAGCCATGGTTGCAGCCACATTGAGCAATACTCTTCCTGTCATG GACTTCACCACCTTCATCCAAGAGAGGTTGGATAGGTACTTTGCAAATCCTGACTGGTGCGTCATATACCCAGAAGCACAAGTCACCCATCTTCCAAGATGTTCCTCAGACCATTGCCCTGTGCTATTAGAGCTTCAGCCTCACTCCAATATCAGGCTTAGGAGGCCATTCAGGTTTCAAAGGTTCTGGTTGTCTGATGACTCCATCTCTAATGTTGTTCGTAGTGCTTGGTCAGATCATTCGGATTTAAATGAATCCATATTAAGATTTACAAGAGAGGTCACAACTTGGAACAGGACCCACTTTGGcaatatttttgctaaaaagagaaGGATATTGGCGCGCTTGAATGGCATTCAAAAAGCCATGGTGGATAGGCCTTCCAGTTTTCTTATCGATCTCGAAAAGAAGCTCCAGATAGATCTCTTGCTAATTCTCAACCAAGAAGAGCAGCTTTGGGCCATGAAATCTCGTATCAACTGGATGGTTCAAGGTGATCGCAACACCTCCTTCTACCATGTCTCTACTCTCATCAGAAGAAAGCATAACAAAATCCTAAACTTGAAAAATTCCCAAGGTGAGTGGATCAATGATCTCCCCGATGTCATGGGATTTGTTCGTATCAGCTTCCTGAAGCTTTTTACTACTGAACTGGatatctcttctctctcagttCCTAGCTATGACTTGGATAACCCTCATTTATCCATTGAGGAGGCCCATCTCATCAATCTTCCGGTGACAAATGAGGAAATCCACCATGCTTTATGGTCTCTAAAGGCTTTCAAGGCTCCAGGGCCCGATGGCCTTCACGCgggttttttccaaaaattttggccTCTGGTGGGCAGTTCTGTTTCAAACAAGATCAAGAATATTTTTATAGAGAAAAGAGTTCCATCTCCCCTCAACCAAACTTACATTTCCCTCATTCCGAAGATTAAGGGTCCAGAAACCATTGGGAACTACAGACCCATCAGCCTCTGCAATACAGTGTATAAAATCATAACGAAGATTATAGTGGCTAGGATTAGACCTTACTTGGATAAGCTTGTTTCTCCGTTCCAAATAGCTTTTGTCCCAGGTAGGAAGGGAGTGGATAATGCCATTATTGCCCAGGAAATTATTCACTCTATCAGTAGGAAAAAAGGAAATGCTGCCTACATGGTTATTAAAATTGACTTAGAAAAAGCCTACGATAGATTGGAATGGTCCTTTATAAGAAATGTCCTGATTGCAGCAAATTTTCCTTCAGAGTTGATCCAACTCATTATGAGCTGTGTTTCTTCGACTTCTACATCTATCCTTTTCAATGGTGGTACCCTTGACCCCTTCCTCCCTTCAAGGGGTATTAGGCAAGGAGACCCACTCTCTCCTTATCTTTTCATACTGTGCATGGAGGTGTTGGGTAGAATTATTGAGGAAAAATGCTCCAAGAAAGTTTGGAAACCAGTGAAAGCCTCGATTAGTGGCCCGGCTTtctcccatttattttttgctgatgaCCTTCTCCTTTTTGCTAAGGCAGATACAATCAACTATACCAATATTAGAGAAGCTCTTGATGAATTTTGCATGATTTCAGGGCAAAAGATAAATTCCACCAAATCCAAAGTACTTTTCTCGCCTAATGTAGATAGAGATCATAGAGAAGCTCTTTGTGAAATTCTTGGGTTCCATTCAACTCCAAACTTGGGCACTTACTTGGGTTTTCCAATGAGGCATGCTGGGTCTTCTAATCAAGACTTAAACTTTGTGCTGGATCGTGTTAACCAAAAGCTTGCTGGTTGGAAGGCAAACCTCCTCTCCTTTGCTGGTAGAAGAGTCCTTATTCAAGCCTCTACTAGTGCCATTCCATCCTATGTCATTCAAACTACTCTCCTTCCTACAAGAATTCTTGATAGTTTGGATAGATTGAACAGAAATTTCCTTTGGGGATCTGATGGTAAAAGGAGGAAGATGCATTGGGTGGGCTGGAACAAAGTGACTCGGCCTGTGGTGGAGGGTGGTCTTGGTTTACAAACTGCCAAAGGCAGGAACCTGGCTTATCTAGCTAAGTTGAATTGGAGACTTTATACTGAAAAAGATGCCCTATGGTCTAAAGTTATGAGGAGCAAGTACTTGTCTCCTAGAAGGGCTGCTTCCAATAATGAGAATGCTCTCCCAAGTTCTCGTATTTGGAAAGGAATGAAGAAAGGAATGGAAGTCTTTAAGGAGGGCACTAGATGGAGCCTTGGTAGGGACAGCAATTTAAGATTTTGGTTGGACAATTGGACCTCTTATGGCCCATTGCAACAGCTTATCCAAGGGCCTCTTAACAGAGGGGAAGAAGAGATGAGAGTTGGGGATATTGCTGCAGTGAATGGTTGGGATTGGGGGAAAATTTCTATGGTGATTCCATCAGCGATTGAATTAGAGATTCAAGCCATGCCTCGTGCCTGTGTTGCTGATGAGGAGGATAGACTTATTTGGGCTGCCACTTCTAATGGGGTTTTTAATCTAAATAGTGCCTATCTCTTGGCAAGCAATCAGATTGATCATCAAATCGAATTTAATGGTAAATGGATTTGGAAGCTCAAGGTGCTGCCAAGGATGCAATCTTTCATTTGGCTGTGTTCCCATAACAGCTTAGCCACTCGGGAGTGTCTTGCTTCGAGAGGTATCCCTATCTCTACAATCTGTCCAATATGTCAGCTAGATTCTGAATCAATCCTTCACCTCCTTAGGGATTGTGACTTTGCCTCCAATCGTTGGCAGAATTTAGGAATGGGAGATCTCAGCTcagattttttctctctaaatacTAGTGCATGGTtggaaaaaaattgcaaattagaGAAAAGGACTGGATACTTTCAAATCCCTTGGAACATTTTATTTGCCTTTGGAATATGGATATTATGGCAGCACCGAAACAGGGTGGTTTTCAAAAATCTACCCACTGGTCAAGCAATCCACAAAGAAATCACCCAAAGAGCAGTTGAGTTTGTTTTCTGTGCTCAAAACGTGGCTGCCTGCAAGCTTCGAGTTGAAAAGCTCATCAGATGGGAGAGACCTCAAAGGGGATGGTTTAAACTTAACACTGATGGTTCTTCACTAGGTAATCCTGGTATGTCAGGTGGTGGTGGTATTCTCCGAAACGATGCAGGTTTATGGGTTCATGCTTTTTCTAGGCATATTGGAACCACAACAAGTTTCCTAGCTGAACTTTGGACCTTGAGGGATGGGCTGATCATGTGTCAAAATCTTCAAATCAATGCTCTAGAAATTGAGTTGGATGCTAAAATTATTGCTAATTTGATGAATGATTCTAGCAATACTAACGGTGTAAATTCTGCTATGGTGGCTGACTGCAGGCTCCTAATTTCCCAAGTTCCGCAAGTTAAAGTGATGCATTGCTACCGGGAAACAAACCGTTGTGCTGATGGTCTTGCTAGAGTAGGAAACAAACAGCTTGATGCTGATATAATGTATTACAATGCCCCCCCTCCCTGTTTGCGTGACTGTTATCTTTCAGATTTGTATGGTCTGTACCATGTTAGGATTTGTCCTAACTCTGATGTTGCTGTGCTTCTTTAG